One region of Paenibacillus polymyxa M1 genomic DNA includes:
- a CDS encoding response regulator, with the protein MANRILIVDDAAFMRMMIRDILSKNGFEVVGEAQDGSQAIEKFKELRPDLITMDITMPEMDGIAALKEIKQIDPNAKVIMCSAMGQQAMVIDAIQAGAKDFIVKPFQSDRVIEAINKTLGV; encoded by the coding sequence ATGGCAAACCGTATTTTGATCGTGGACGATGCTGCATTTATGAGAATGATGATTCGGGACATCCTGTCCAAAAATGGATTTGAAGTAGTAGGAGAGGCCCAGGATGGATCACAGGCCATTGAAAAATTCAAGGAGCTTCGTCCTGACCTGATTACGATGGATATCACGATGCCTGAGATGGACGGCATTGCCGCTCTGAAGGAAATCAAACAAATTGACCCGAACGCAAAGGTTATCATGTGTTCCGCGATGGGTCAGCAAGCTATGGTAATTGATGCCATTCAAGCTGGCGCAAAAGATTTTATCGTTAAGCCATTCCAATCGGATCGGGTTATCGAAGCCATCAACAAGACACTGGGTGTGTAA